A single genomic interval of Gemmatimonadota bacterium harbors:
- a CDS encoding peptidylprolyl isomerase, producing the protein MIAAFGRYPVRAIVGLLVLIACSGEAEPAPGMAASVGDHVLTVEQLAEVLVLAQPFPLEVDPALELVRHWALSAAVATAFAAGDSLNGKTAVDAATWIARREAVLALEREDRLGPPPTVDDPELAREVFDRGELRLFAHVLRRVGPETPPAERALQRRTAERILADLVAGGGWAAAVAQSQADETRALGGVLGLFGPGELPGELDRAGVRLEPGSVSSVIETVDGFHLLYRPTFAEVGAIYADRLGSRMLAEADAASAEAALAAAGFRVVEGAGAVVRRVAAAPADWFDREAALATWTAGALRAATFARYLAALEAGERQGLASADDRSTTALLNELGYRELRMAEAAARGLALDSVTAQELAERHRSDLEAWREAVTGQGALGVHLREVAARRTARPSLGPVLAAELLSTARLGRDAAAAAVDRARTLIVAAMDGAERTGSVPVAAVTETALGRPLPGIGDGGRGRFLLGRALFERVATPDEGLGPLFNADRCVSCHDDPVVGGGGLSIPVRKATAFIAGRCDLLPAHGGDNLQARATPMALAAGLAPETRPDDATAFAQVVAPPLFGLGLLEAVPDETVLALEDPEDLDGDGVSGRAPRLADGRIARFGRKGDAADVRGFVEQALRTELGLTTPERPTEERAGGSPIPGSADPAEEPEMDERGMDLLTEYVRYLAPPAPELLPAGVVRDSVERGRVIFDRTGCAACHVAELRASQVAEPPLANLRVPAYTDLLLHDLGAGDIGGAREDLCGYDALPGEYRTAPLWGLRHRSRFLHDGRAASVEEAVLAHGGEAARARAAFHDLIERDRADLVRFLLSL; encoded by the coding sequence TGGAGCTCGTTCGGCACTGGGCGCTCTCCGCCGCGGTCGCGACCGCCTTCGCTGCCGGAGACAGTCTGAACGGTAAGACCGCGGTCGACGCGGCCACCTGGATCGCCCGCCGCGAGGCGGTTCTTGCTCTCGAGCGCGAGGACCGCCTCGGTCCGCCGCCTACGGTGGACGATCCCGAGCTCGCCCGCGAGGTCTTCGACCGCGGCGAACTCCGCCTTTTCGCTCACGTCCTCCGGCGGGTCGGTCCCGAGACGCCGCCGGCGGAACGTGCGCTTCAGAGGCGGACGGCGGAGCGTATCCTCGCGGACCTCGTGGCCGGAGGCGGATGGGCGGCGGCCGTCGCCCAAAGCCAGGCCGACGAGACGCGAGCGCTGGGCGGGGTTCTCGGTCTCTTCGGCCCCGGCGAGCTTCCCGGCGAGCTTGACCGGGCCGGAGTCCGGCTGGAGCCGGGTTCGGTATCGTCGGTGATCGAGACCGTCGACGGGTTTCACCTCCTGTACCGCCCCACTTTCGCCGAGGTGGGCGCCATCTACGCCGACCGCCTGGGCTCGCGCATGCTCGCCGAGGCCGACGCGGCCTCGGCCGAAGCCGCGCTCGCGGCGGCCGGCTTCCGGGTCGTGGAGGGCGCGGGGGCGGTCGTCCGCCGCGTCGCCGCCGCTCCTGCGGACTGGTTCGACCGGGAAGCCGCGCTTGCCACCTGGACCGCCGGCGCCCTCCGGGCTGCGACCTTCGCTCGCTACCTCGCGGCCCTGGAGGCGGGTGAACGGCAAGGCTTGGCTTCCGCCGACGACCGCTCCACAACCGCGCTCCTCAACGAGCTCGGCTATCGGGAGCTCCGGATGGCGGAGGCGGCGGCTCGCGGACTTGCACTCGACAGCGTGACGGCCCAGGAGCTCGCCGAGCGACACCGCTCCGACCTGGAGGCGTGGCGCGAAGCCGTGACCGGCCAAGGCGCTCTTGGCGTCCATCTGCGCGAAGTGGCGGCCAGGCGGACGGCAAGACCGTCGCTGGGTCCGGTCCTGGCCGCCGAGCTGCTCTCGACCGCCAGATTGGGAAGGGACGCTGCTGCGGCTGCGGTCGATCGGGCTCGCACACTCATTGTCGCCGCCATGGATGGAGCCGAGCGGACAGGGTCCGTCCCTGTCGCTGCCGTTACCGAAACCGCGCTCGGCCGGCCGCTCCCCGGCATCGGCGACGGCGGCCGCGGTCGCTTCCTCCTCGGCCGGGCTCTCTTCGAGAGGGTCGCCACTCCCGACGAGGGTCTCGGACCGCTCTTCAACGCCGATCGCTGTGTGAGCTGCCATGATGATCCGGTGGTCGGGGGGGGCGGGCTCTCCATACCGGTCCGCAAGGCCACCGCCTTCATCGCGGGGCGCTGTGACCTGCTGCCCGCTCACGGGGGCGACAACCTCCAGGCCCGCGCCACACCGATGGCGCTCGCCGCCGGCCTCGCCCCCGAGACCCGGCCCGACGATGCCACCGCGTTCGCCCAGGTGGTCGCGCCTCCGCTCTTCGGTCTGGGCCTGCTCGAGGCCGTGCCCGACGAGACCGTTCTGGCCTTGGAGGACCCGGAAGATCTAGACGGCGACGGCGTCTCCGGTCGCGCCCCCAGACTCGCGGACGGTCGGATCGCCCGTTTCGGGCGCAAGGGAGACGCTGCGGACGTGCGCGGCTTCGTCGAGCAGGCGCTCAGAACCGAACTCGGACTGACCACTCCCGAGCGTCCCACCGAGGAGCGCGCCGGCGGCTCGCCAATTCCCGGCTCCGCCGACCCTGCGGAGGAACCGGAGATGGACGAGCGGGGCATGGACCTGCTGACCGAATACGTGCGGTACCTCGCCCCGCCCGCTCCCGAGCTCCTTCCTGCCGGGGTGGTGCGCGACTCGGTGGAGCGGGGCCGAGTGATTTTCGACCGGACGGGCTGTGCGGCCTGCCACGTGGCCGAACTGCGAGCTTCGCAAGTTGCGGAACCACCGCTTGCGAACTTGCGGGTGCCGGCCTACACCGATCTCCTGCTCCATGATCTCGGAGCAGGAGACATCGGTGGAGCGAGAGAGGACCTGTGCGGGTACGACGCCCTGCCGGGCGAGTACCGCACGGCGCCTCTCTGGGGGTTGCGCCACCGCTCGCGCTTCCTCCACGACGGCCGGGCGGCCAGCGTCGAAGAGGCCGTTCTCGCGCACGGGGGTGAAGCCGCCCGAGCGCGAGCGGCGTTCCACGACTTGATCGAGCGCGACCGAGCCGATTTAGTCCGTTTTCTCCTTTCGCTATGA
- a CDS encoding ABC transporter ATP-binding protein, producing the protein MKWTPETARDLPVVEVEEVERRFGAKRALGPVSFSIARKGIVGILGLNGAGKTTLLRIMAGDLRPTSGVARIDGLDLARDAFTPKRRIGYLPESPPLYRDMGVRSFLRFVATIKGVAKEDMSAAVETAVERAGIGEVAERPIGQLSHGYRQRVGLAQAIVHSPSLTILDEPTNGLDPVQIVAMRELIRELGRESAIVVSSHVLGEVSKTCDRVIVIHRGRLVADRSADDFGVAGGELERLLVELVE; encoded by the coding sequence ATGAAGTGGACGCCCGAGACCGCACGAGACCTTCCGGTAGTGGAGGTCGAAGAGGTCGAACGCCGGTTCGGGGCCAAACGGGCGCTCGGCCCGGTCAGCTTTTCCATCGCCCGCAAAGGCATCGTCGGAATCCTTGGGCTGAACGGGGCGGGGAAAACCACGCTCCTCCGCATTATGGCGGGGGATCTTCGACCCACCTCGGGTGTTGCGCGCATCGACGGTCTGGATCTGGCGAGGGATGCTTTCACGCCCAAACGGCGCATCGGCTATCTGCCCGAGAGTCCGCCGCTCTACCGGGACATGGGGGTGCGCTCCTTCCTGCGCTTCGTCGCAACAATAAAAGGGGTGGCAAAGGAAGATATGAGCGCGGCGGTCGAAACCGCGGTCGAGAGGGCCGGCATCGGAGAGGTCGCGGAGAGGCCGATCGGCCAGCTATCGCACGGATACCGGCAGCGAGTCGGTCTGGCCCAGGCTATCGTGCACTCGCCTTCTCTGACAATCCTCGACGAACCGACGAACGGACTCGACCCGGTCCAGATCGTCGCCATGAGGGAGCTCATAAGGGAGCTCGGGCGGGAGAGCGCGATAGTCGTCTCCTCCCATGTTCTCGGGGAGGTCTCGAAGACCTGCGACCGCGTGATCGTGATCCACCGGGGCAGGTTGGTCGCCGACCGGAGCGCCGACGACTTCGGAGTCGCCGGTGGAGAGCTTGAGCGTCTCCTCGTGGAACTGGTCGAATGA
- a CDS encoding ABC transporter permease subunit — protein MRTIRAIALRDLTSYFRSTTGYVVASAVLLLDGVLFYALALGPGAGERLSGEALGSFFYSASGLTAVAAAVLSARLIAEERVTGTQVLLDTSPITDFHIVAGKFWAAYGFVSAITFVSLYLPLLVFVNGRISFGHIAIGVLGLLLLGAAVTAIGLFASSLTSRPILAAAVGGGITAMLFLLWPLSQAVDPPLSRAFAALAIHGRHFATFQAGILHLRDVTHYLAVTAFFLIAAVKALEARRWS, from the coding sequence ATGAGAACGATCCGCGCCATCGCCCTCCGCGATCTGACCAGTTACTTCCGATCGACGACGGGCTACGTGGTAGCGAGCGCTGTCCTCCTTCTTGACGGTGTCCTCTTCTACGCCTTGGCGTTAGGCCCGGGGGCCGGAGAACGGCTCTCAGGAGAGGCTCTCGGGAGCTTCTTCTACTCCGCGAGCGGGCTTACGGCCGTGGCCGCAGCCGTCCTCTCGGCGCGTCTCATCGCCGAAGAACGGGTGACCGGCACCCAGGTCCTTCTCGACACCTCGCCTATTACCGATTTCCACATTGTTGCGGGCAAGTTCTGGGCGGCGTACGGTTTCGTGTCGGCGATCACGTTCGTGAGCCTCTACCTGCCCCTTCTCGTCTTCGTGAACGGGCGCATTTCGTTCGGGCACATCGCGATCGGCGTCCTGGGCCTCCTCTTGCTCGGAGCTGCGGTCACCGCCATCGGACTTTTCGCGTCGTCGCTCACTTCCCGACCCATCCTCGCCGCCGCGGTCGGTGGCGGCATCACGGCGATGCTGTTCCTCCTTTGGCCGCTCTCCCAGGCTGTCGATCCGCCGCTTTCGCGGGCCTTTGCCGCCTTGGCGATACACGGCCGCCACTTTGCGACCTTCCAGGCAGGCATACTCCACCTTCGCGACGTCACGCACTATCTCGCAGTGACCGCGTTCTTCCTGATCGCCGCCGTCAAGGCGCTGGAGGCCCGCAGATGGTCCTGA
- a CDS encoding Gldg family protein encodes MVLTAGLVLVLLSENALGDSTFRAAFTGIGVALVLAAAARDFLAWRRDRGRVSTILAATSAGCGLALAGFLAATENGSDLIGLDFESEAAFGRYSRTLLTLSTMAMAIGLLPALATRWARARTQAEGVVQVATAALATALAGSTLTLVGYLASEKDIVIDFSYFKTAMPGEAVVNLAEAMDEPLEATLFFPEVDPVKDEVLRYFRELQREVPSLEIQVIDRFADPRAAERYRIARDWMIVLAPTSTSDGVDGATDADAELGRHERIGLPETLDEARGNLRIFDGFVHEALSKLTRRERVAYLTAGHGELSDGSAEGRDLATGPESFVETDPESELPLAELRRLLAALNYETRDLGVRQGLAEGVPADAAILLVIGPERPFLDEEAASVREYLARGGSALFAVEPDSDFELAPFAALLGVDVASGTVADEETHGRRRGGRADRSILVTDRILAHPSVNVLFRSGIGTGVLFDGSGHLDMTSTSRTDDRTVAPQVFATVHALSSSFVDLDRDLDFDGEAEAREGITLVAATEAAYAPTDNSDAATAAKTDDTFRAIVYADAAPFTDEVLRSLAPNAAMVTNNLSWLGREEELAGLIVSEEDVPVLHAHAEDLVWFQLVIFGVPLTLLTVGIALTVGRRKSEG; translated from the coding sequence ATGGTCCTGACGGCAGGGCTGGTTCTCGTCCTGTTGAGCGAGAACGCCCTTGGCGACTCCACGTTCAGGGCGGCGTTCACCGGGATCGGTGTCGCCCTCGTGCTGGCGGCCGCAGCCCGCGATTTCCTGGCTTGGCGACGCGACCGCGGACGGGTCTCGACGATCCTCGCCGCCACCTCCGCCGGGTGTGGGCTCGCGCTCGCGGGTTTCCTCGCGGCGACCGAGAACGGATCCGATCTCATCGGGCTTGACTTCGAAAGCGAGGCCGCCTTCGGAAGATACAGTCGCACTCTGCTCACCCTCTCGACGATGGCGATGGCCATCGGCCTGCTTCCGGCTCTCGCAACCCGCTGGGCTCGCGCCCGCACTCAGGCCGAGGGGGTCGTCCAGGTGGCGACCGCCGCTCTGGCGACCGCCCTCGCTGGGTCCACCCTCACCTTGGTCGGGTATCTAGCGTCCGAAAAGGACATCGTGATCGATTTTTCCTACTTCAAGACCGCGATGCCCGGTGAAGCCGTCGTCAACCTGGCGGAGGCGATGGACGAACCGCTCGAAGCGACTCTCTTTTTCCCGGAGGTCGATCCCGTCAAGGACGAGGTTCTTAGATATTTCCGGGAGCTCCAGCGCGAGGTCCCGAGTCTCGAGATTCAGGTGATCGACCGGTTCGCCGATCCCCGCGCGGCTGAACGGTACCGGATCGCCAGGGACTGGATGATCGTCCTCGCACCGACCTCGACGTCGGACGGAGTCGATGGCGCGACCGATGCCGATGCCGAACTCGGACGCCACGAGCGGATCGGTCTTCCGGAGACGTTGGATGAGGCCAGAGGCAACCTGAGGATTTTCGACGGCTTCGTGCACGAAGCGCTTTCCAAGTTGACTCGTCGGGAAAGGGTCGCCTATCTCACCGCAGGTCATGGCGAGCTTAGCGACGGGTCCGCCGAGGGCCGTGACCTCGCTACGGGGCCGGAGAGCTTCGTTGAGACCGACCCCGAATCGGAACTGCCGCTCGCCGAGCTGCGCCGGCTGCTCGCAGCGCTCAACTACGAAACCAGGGATCTCGGCGTTCGCCAGGGGCTCGCCGAAGGGGTGCCCGCAGATGCGGCGATTCTGCTGGTCATCGGTCCCGAGCGTCCCTTCCTGGACGAGGAAGCGGCATCCGTACGCGAATATCTGGCGCGGGGTGGTTCGGCGCTCTTCGCGGTCGAACCCGACTCCGACTTCGAGCTGGCTCCCTTTGCCGCGCTCCTGGGCGTGGACGTCGCCTCCGGGACCGTCGCGGACGAGGAAACCCACGGTAGGCGGCGGGGGGGCAGAGCCGACCGAAGCATCCTCGTCACCGACCGCATTCTGGCTCATCCGTCGGTGAACGTCCTCTTTCGAAGCGGCATCGGCACGGGCGTTCTCTTCGACGGGAGCGGCCACCTCGACATGACGAGCACGTCACGCACAGACGACCGGACCGTTGCCCCGCAGGTGTTCGCCACGGTCCACGCTCTCTCGTCCTCCTTCGTCGATCTCGACCGGGACCTCGACTTCGACGGCGAAGCGGAAGCGCGTGAAGGCATCACTCTCGTCGCCGCGACCGAGGCCGCCTACGCCCCGACGGACAACTCCGATGCGGCGACGGCAGCGAAGACCGACGACACCTTCCGGGCGATCGTGTACGCCGACGCGGCCCCCTTTACCGACGAAGTGCTTAGATCGCTCGCCCCGAACGCAGCCATGGTCACGAACAACCTGAGCTGGCTCGGGCGAGAAGAGGAGCTCGCGGGCCTCATCGTTTCCGAGGAGGACGTGCCGGTGCTGCATGCCCACGCCGAAGATCTGGTCTGGTTCCAGCTCGTCATCTTCGGCGTGCCCCTCACCTTGCTGACCGTCGGGATCGCCCTGACCGTCGGAAGGAGGAAGAGTGAAGGCTAG
- a CDS encoding DUF4340 domain-containing protein: MLVSPRTAGARGYAAALVIALVAAAVLRVTADPGAADAGRTALWEHKLSELAAVTYSSSTLQLDIRPLSADGGEHLIAVENGAGRTLRYPLGDFGREAVAELAVFRPVRDLGPLDGDPAVYGLGGGSARLTLDFGDELMEIFVGREVPAGEERFALLGPRLVALAGDLITPFELGQGALRVRRLHEFPWSSVRGITLSVDGRSGALTRETGGGWTVAEGVSQAAVRLAERSWQLAVLGFEPPPMAERLGTLVNLGYRDAEGNELGWVELMKDLETDTYWVTSERTVFPALADATLARRVEESLFGVF; the protein is encoded by the coding sequence GTGCTAGTTTCGCCAAGGACCGCTGGCGCGCGCGGCTACGCGGCAGCCCTGGTCATCGCGCTGGTGGCGGCCGCTGTTCTGCGTGTCACGGCCGATCCGGGTGCTGCCGATGCGGGCCGCACGGCTCTTTGGGAGCACAAGCTCTCGGAACTGGCCGCGGTCACCTATTCGTCCTCCACCCTCCAATTGGATATTCGACCACTGAGCGCGGACGGAGGCGAGCATCTGATCGCGGTCGAGAACGGTGCCGGCCGGACCCTGCGTTACCCGCTGGGAGATTTCGGTCGGGAGGCCGTCGCCGAGCTAGCCGTCTTTCGTCCCGTGCGCGACCTCGGTCCCTTGGACGGGGACCCGGCGGTTTACGGCCTCGGCGGGGGTTCAGCTCGACTGACCCTCGACTTCGGCGACGAGCTTATGGAAATCTTCGTCGGCAGGGAGGTGCCCGCCGGCGAGGAACGCTTCGCGCTGCTCGGTCCCAGACTTGTCGCGCTCGCGGGAGACCTTATCACCCCCTTTGAGCTCGGCCAGGGCGCCCTCAGGGTTCGGCGCCTGCACGAATTCCCGTGGAGCTCGGTCCGGGGCATCACCCTGAGTGTCGACGGAAGATCCGGCGCGCTCACCAGAGAGACGGGTGGAGGCTGGACCGTTGCGGAGGGCGTTTCGCAGGCGGCCGTCAGGCTCGCGGAGCGATCCTGGCAGTTGGCGGTTCTCGGTTTCGAGCCGCCTCCGATGGCCGAACGGCTCGGTACTCTGGTGAACCTGGGCTACCGCGACGCCGAAGGGAACGAGCTGGGTTGGGTCGAGCTCATGAAGGATCTTGAGACCGACACTTACTGGGTGACGAGCGAACGCACCGTGTTCCCGGCGCTCGCCGATGCCACCCTCGCCCGCCGGGTGGAAGAGTCTCTCTTCGGAGTCTTTTAG
- a CDS encoding TonB-dependent receptor, producing MSIRYRTGGGVAAAALALVVASTSLNAQVGSITGSVIDDTNGQPLNGAQISLVDQRDGVLSNVTGQYLMTRLTPGNYTVQVVFVGYATETREVTVTSGEATVENFRLRQSAIRLDQIVVTGTAGEVERRKLGSAPATLDISSINDVSPQAGFGSALEGRIPGVRSIGTVGGVGAGRELRIRGTDSFSLGQRPVIYIDGVRVDSRQVEWGSSAGGSTTCCAFSGGAGEDRLSDLNPDEIERVEVLKGPAAATLYGSEASGGVIQVFTKRGRNNSSANFALTTQLGFNRHRANFPTSLRGTLVGIDGTVPWDPNETLIENGLVNTYNLTVDGGGEDVTYFVNAGIGYEEGSVKPNDQTRGNLRLNLNWTAAEDVTVQVRSGYVRNRIWSLQSGNNWLGIYTNALLSRPTNATAEEPYGGGLDVNVADAKAISTYSDTDRWTGSVQVDWVPSPNFRHQATIGLDAVNDQKTRNLPFGKHYTYIGTVGERNIGYRNARKFTGNYIGTLNYENVFGLTGEIAFGAQGGWDLTSTSMATGRGFAGEGVTTVGGAAETFGGETSLESIQVGGFAQNRFEFTEDLFMTAAVRIDGNSAFGVNYGFQVYPKVDVAYNLPQSMMGSTLSSVKLRGALGYAGKAPGAFSQFQTYLPNTVLDDRPGVSPSNPGNADLEPEIKREIEAGFDIGLVDNRIAVDFTGYHQLIENALLGIALPPSEGFGSSQLRNVGQIMNRGIEATINASLVDRSGFRWNTGFSFEKTQNKILDLGETAELDSLPIYAEGDISNVPVSWEHVNRVGGLYEGYPIFEMIGRGILGWDPATGEHVRSTYGYYRGKGEPDLMGSVWNTFSLGRNLRLHVQFRGEMGASMWNSDRGYGVRQLAYDEYVMHLDSNGDPTAAADSVLNFHRLATPVDSRDHIRLQEASLQFTVPSAISSSMGLSTTTLSLTGYNLHWWDNCNCPDPNQQYRGGDDFSQSPFLGLPQPRRMVLTVRTRF from the coding sequence ATGTCAATCCGCTACCGTACGGGGGGAGGCGTCGCGGCTGCTGCGCTCGCGCTCGTGGTCGCCTCGACCTCTCTGAACGCCCAGGTCGGCAGCATCACCGGATCGGTGATCGACGACACCAACGGGCAACCACTCAATGGAGCGCAGATCTCGCTTGTGGACCAGCGGGACGGTGTGCTCTCCAACGTTACCGGTCAGTACCTCATGACGAGGTTGACGCCCGGCAACTACACGGTCCAGGTGGTGTTCGTGGGTTACGCCACCGAGACCCGGGAGGTCACGGTCACCTCAGGTGAGGCGACCGTCGAGAACTTCCGCCTTCGCCAGTCCGCCATCCGACTCGACCAGATCGTGGTCACGGGTACCGCCGGAGAGGTGGAAAGACGCAAGCTGGGATCGGCTCCGGCTACCCTCGACATCTCCAGCATCAACGACGTCTCTCCCCAGGCCGGTTTCGGCTCGGCGCTGGAAGGCCGCATTCCCGGAGTGCGTTCCATCGGGACGGTGGGAGGCGTCGGCGCCGGCCGCGAACTTCGCATTCGCGGAACCGACTCCTTCTCGCTGGGCCAGCGCCCCGTGATCTACATCGACGGCGTTCGGGTCGACTCCCGTCAGGTGGAATGGGGAAGCTCCGCCGGCGGAAGCACGACCTGCTGCGCTTTCTCCGGCGGCGCCGGTGAGGACCGACTCTCGGACCTGAACCCCGACGAGATCGAGCGCGTCGAGGTTCTCAAGGGGCCGGCGGCGGCCACGCTCTACGGATCCGAGGCTTCGGGAGGCGTCATTCAGGTCTTCACGAAGAGAGGCCGGAACAACAGCTCGGCGAACTTCGCCCTGACCACGCAGCTCGGCTTCAACCGCCACCGCGCGAACTTCCCCACGTCTCTGCGCGGCACTCTGGTCGGAATCGACGGCACGGTTCCGTGGGACCCGAACGAGACCCTGATCGAAAACGGTCTCGTCAACACGTACAACCTGACGGTGGACGGCGGTGGAGAGGATGTGACCTACTTCGTGAACGCCGGTATCGGCTACGAGGAAGGATCGGTCAAGCCCAACGATCAGACCCGCGGCAACCTGCGTCTCAACCTCAACTGGACCGCCGCCGAGGACGTCACCGTCCAGGTCCGGTCCGGTTACGTGCGCAACCGCATCTGGTCGCTCCAGTCGGGCAACAACTGGCTCGGCATCTACACCAACGCGCTGCTTTCGCGGCCGACCAACGCCACCGCCGAGGAGCCCTACGGCGGCGGGCTCGATGTCAACGTGGCCGATGCCAAGGCGATCTCGACCTACTCCGACACCGACCGATGGACCGGCAGCGTCCAGGTCGACTGGGTGCCTAGTCCGAACTTCCGCCACCAGGCGACGATCGGGCTGGACGCGGTCAACGACCAAAAAACGCGCAACCTTCCCTTTGGGAAGCACTACACCTACATCGGCACCGTCGGCGAGCGGAACATCGGCTACCGCAACGCTCGCAAGTTCACCGGAAATTACATCGGCACGCTCAACTACGAGAACGTCTTCGGCCTCACCGGCGAGATCGCGTTCGGTGCCCAGGGAGGATGGGACCTGACGAGCACTTCGATGGCGACCGGCCGCGGATTCGCGGGCGAGGGAGTCACGACCGTCGGTGGTGCGGCGGAAACCTTCGGTGGCGAGACTTCGCTCGAGTCCATCCAGGTCGGCGGCTTTGCTCAGAACCGCTTCGAGTTCACCGAGGACCTCTTCATGACCGCCGCGGTCCGCATCGACGGCAACTCCGCCTTCGGCGTGAACTACGGCTTCCAGGTCTACCCCAAGGTCGACGTGGCCTACAACCTGCCTCAGAGCATGATGGGTTCGACGCTATCGAGCGTGAAGCTGAGGGGTGCGCTCGGGTACGCCGGCAAGGCCCCCGGAGCATTCTCCCAGTTCCAGACCTACCTGCCGAACACAGTCCTCGACGACCGGCCCGGCGTATCGCCCAGCAACCCGGGTAACGCCGACCTGGAGCCCGAGATCAAGCGCGAAATCGAAGCCGGCTTCGACATCGGTCTGGTCGACAACAGGATCGCGGTCGACTTCACGGGTTACCATCAGTTGATCGAGAACGCGCTTCTGGGTATAGCGCTGCCGCCGAGCGAAGGCTTCGGAAGCTCACAGCTTCGCAACGTCGGCCAGATCATGAACCGCGGCATCGAGGCGACAATCAACGCCTCCCTTGTCGATCGGTCCGGCTTCCGCTGGAACACCGGATTCTCCTTCGAGAAGACCCAGAACAAGATCCTCGATCTGGGTGAAACGGCCGAGCTCGACTCGCTGCCCATCTACGCCGAGGGCGACATCTCCAACGTGCCCGTGAGCTGGGAGCACGTGAACCGCGTCGGCGGCCTATACGAGGGCTACCCGATCTTCGAGATGATCGGCAGGGGCATTCTGGGTTGGGATCCGGCGACGGGCGAGCACGTACGCTCCACCTACGGCTATTATCGAGGAAAGGGCGAGCCCGACCTCATGGGCTCCGTGTGGAACACCTTCAGTCTCGGCCGAAACCTGCGACTTCATGTCCAATTCCGCGGCGAGATGGGTGCCAGCATGTGGAACTCCGATCGCGGCTACGGCGTTCGCCAGCTCGCCTACGACGAGTACGTCATGCACCTGGACTCGAACGGCGATCCCACCGCAGCGGCGGATTCGGTGCTGAACTTCCACCGTCTGGCCACGCCCGTGGATTCCAGAGACCACATCAGACTTCAGGAGGCGTCGCTTCAGTTCACCGTACCTTCGGCGATCAGTTCGAGCATGGGACTCTCCACGACGACGCTCTCGCTCACGGGTTACAATCTGCACTGGTGGGACAACTGCAACTGCCCCGATCCCAACCAGCAGTACAGGGGAGGTGACGATTTCAGCCAGTCGCCCTTCCTCGGACTACCGCAACCGAGGCGCATGGTACTTACGGTTCGAACGAGATTCTAA
- a CDS encoding carboxypeptidase regulatory-like domain-containing protein, whose product MVTLDRKAVAAAVLVLAAMGPLTELEAQRRTEAGVITGVVIDQESVEPLADVRLVLVPYGEGREVFGRTAVTNQDGRFLLSEVAGGAYDLRVELLGYGDRSDSLEIDEGTFLDISVSLGIEAIELDEISVTVGSVVLARQGFYDRKRQGFRGTFIERSEIEEEQPASVTELFQNVRGVTVVWGGVYGSQVFMNQRSSLTSGHPGCRPEVWLDGIRSTIESLDIMRVEELEGIEVYRGGAPGKFNDPCGTIAIWTKRVIR is encoded by the coding sequence GTGGTAACGCTGGACCGCAAAGCAGTGGCAGCCGCAGTTCTGGTTCTCGCAGCTATGGGTCCGCTTACCGAGCTCGAGGCACAGCGCAGGACCGAAGCCGGCGTCATCACAGGTGTGGTGATCGATCAGGAGTCGGTAGAACCGCTTGCTGACGTGCGGCTCGTTCTCGTTCCCTACGGGGAGGGCCGGGAGGTCTTTGGAAGGACCGCCGTCACGAATCAGGACGGCAGATTCCTCCTTTCCGAGGTGGCCGGCGGTGCCTACGATCTGCGGGTCGAACTCTTGGGGTACGGAGACCGAAGCGACAGCCTCGAAATCGATGAGGGCACCTTTCTCGACATTTCAGTCAGCTTGGGGATAGAGGCCATCGAGCTCGACGAGATTTCGGTGACGGTAGGGTCGGTGGTGCTGGCTCGTCAGGGATTCTACGACCGAAAACGCCAGGGATTCCGCGGAACCTTCATTGAACGCTCCGAGATCGAAGAAGAGCAGCCGGCCTCGGTTACCGAGCTCTTTCAAAACGTGCGCGGAGTGACCGTCGTCTGGGGCGGGGTCTATGGTTCACAGGTCTTCATGAACCAGCGGAGCAGCTTGACCAGCGGTCATCCGGGCTGTCGGCCCGAAGTCTGGCTCGACGGCATTCGCTCGACCATCGAGTCGCTCGACATAATGCGGGTCGAGGAGCTGGAAGGGATCGAGGTCTATCGCGGAGGTGCTCCGGGCAAGTTCAACGACCCTTGCGGTACGATCGCGATTTGGACCAAGAGAGTCATCCGCTAG